Proteins co-encoded in one SAR324 cluster bacterium genomic window:
- a CDS encoding FecR domain-containing protein → MVSPIDLRAQESSKIQADTLQVLALRGIAQTQKLLEVGDQIFSGEVLKLDQDSEMILGAPDQSAFQLNSYAKAQLVLEKKGGQINLERGSVTAAITQKRNRKYRLRMPALQVGVKGTVFHAEADWLGEPNQSYFCLCYGQVDLQGSNGEALMPLSASYHTALFGRGDEHNTEIQPLDLVTNHDDLGIKRIIELGNVPHEMSWLRL, encoded by the coding sequence TTGGTCTCACCGATAGATCTGAGGGCTCAGGAATCGTCCAAAATACAGGCGGACACTCTGCAAGTTCTGGCTTTACGTGGAATAGCCCAGACACAAAAACTATTGGAGGTTGGTGATCAGATATTCAGTGGTGAGGTCCTCAAATTAGATCAGGACAGTGAAATGATTCTGGGGGCTCCAGACCAAAGCGCCTTCCAACTTAACAGCTACGCTAAAGCACAACTGGTTCTTGAGAAGAAAGGTGGACAAATCAACTTGGAAAGGGGAAGTGTCACAGCTGCCATCACTCAGAAAAGAAATCGGAAGTACCGACTTCGAATGCCTGCGCTTCAGGTAGGTGTGAAAGGAACTGTATTCCATGCAGAAGCTGATTGGCTTGGTGAACCTAATCAATCGTACTTTTGTCTATGTTATGGGCAGGTTGATTTGCAAGGGAGTAATGGGGAAGCACTAATGCCTCTATCCGCAAGCTACCACACTGCATTGTTCGGTAGAGGTGATGAGCATAATACAGAAATTCAGCCTTTGGACTTGGTCACCAATCACGATGATCTAGGTATCAAACGCATCATCGAATTGGGCAACGTTCCTCATGAAATGAGCTGGTTACGTTTGTAG
- a CDS encoding isoprenylcysteine carboxylmethyltransferase family protein — MSSALLFSGVVGLLVLQRFWELKRSQQNIKILLENGGEEFFPRHYPVMVALHSGWILSMLSEVWFLEREFSWILAGPSMIFVIIGQGLRYHAILTLGKHWNTKIVLVPGKEALRSGLYHYFRHPNYLGVVLEIAFFPLLHSAIWTSMFFSIANAILLFHRIRCEEKALTDYCAYQQVFKD, encoded by the coding sequence ATGAGCAGCGCGCTACTATTCAGTGGAGTTGTTGGATTACTCGTTCTACAACGCTTTTGGGAACTCAAGCGGAGTCAGCAAAACATCAAAATTTTGCTGGAAAATGGTGGTGAGGAGTTTTTTCCGAGACATTATCCAGTGATGGTTGCTCTACATAGTGGCTGGATACTATCGATGCTCTCGGAAGTTTGGTTCCTGGAGAGGGAATTTTCATGGATTCTCGCTGGGCCATCAATGATTTTTGTTATTATCGGTCAGGGCCTTCGCTATCATGCCATTTTGACTTTAGGAAAACACTGGAACACTAAAATTGTTCTGGTTCCTGGGAAAGAAGCTCTTCGCAGTGGCCTCTATCACTACTTTCGTCATCCCAACTACCTTGGTGTAGTCTTGGAGATCGCTTTTTTCCCTTTGTTGCATTCTGCAATCTGGACCTCCATGTTCTTCTCAATTGCCAACGCCATTCTTCTCTTTCATCGAATTCGTTGTGAAGAAAAAGCCTTGACGGACTATTGTGCTTATCAACAGGTCTTCAAAGATTGA
- a CDS encoding BatD family protein, which produces MRWLLGLFLLMMFSHQPLFAALSSWVQGDVFVQGEAFQLIVEAEEDGDLQIPEMDGLKILSRSTQSQTSIINGSISKAHRWIFTILPNQAGVLRIPPFQLGNEQTEEIQLEIADRKSHQMALPIEIVARVEPRQVYPQQQLVLEIRLERGIPVENESLTPPDLPNVPFKLLDQQNEQQVLNGRRLNITTLRYAIFPQVSGTLEIPVLTYQGEAILASKGQSLFQGLNRHLGAKTQRVVLQTPSQQVRVIPVPRDTQGWWLPAQEMVLQEQWDPNPPVFRVGDSVSRQIRLRATGLLGEQLPEWSMSKRDSLKIYSDPAEVKTSNDNHWVTGERFQSFALVPTKPGKIKLPAIEINWWNLQTNQSQVARLPERTIEILPAALAPTQLQPLDTTVTTPMMERLATEEMNSDSWLWQSISAALLVLWTGTIGLWFWTSKTQSAKPNNAPKALQEESPTIRQAYRDALDALRSGNALRSRSALMSWLRSWHPSPNPSWTDLYREFPDAQTILKDLDRYCYGKDSRHWDPSGLLNWLCELPADPIKKEPLNTPESERLWWRKSA; this is translated from the coding sequence ATGCGTTGGTTGCTTGGTTTATTCCTGCTGATGATGTTCAGCCATCAACCCTTGTTTGCGGCCCTGAGTTCATGGGTTCAAGGGGATGTGTTTGTGCAAGGAGAAGCCTTTCAACTGATTGTTGAGGCTGAAGAAGATGGAGATTTACAGATCCCAGAAATGGATGGACTAAAAATCCTGAGTCGAAGCACTCAAAGCCAAACGTCCATCATCAATGGTAGTATTTCCAAAGCACATCGCTGGATTTTTACTATTTTGCCAAACCAGGCTGGAGTCCTCAGAATTCCTCCCTTTCAACTGGGGAACGAACAGACAGAGGAAATCCAACTGGAGATCGCTGATCGCAAGAGTCACCAAATGGCTCTGCCAATTGAGATAGTCGCCCGAGTCGAACCACGACAAGTCTATCCGCAACAGCAGCTGGTTTTGGAAATTCGCCTAGAACGAGGAATTCCAGTTGAAAACGAGAGCCTGACACCACCTGACCTACCCAACGTCCCTTTCAAATTGCTGGATCAGCAAAATGAACAGCAAGTACTCAATGGCCGCCGACTTAACATCACTACTCTACGATACGCAATCTTTCCCCAAGTAAGTGGGACTCTAGAAATCCCGGTCTTAACTTATCAAGGAGAAGCGATTCTAGCTTCTAAAGGGCAAAGCCTGTTTCAGGGTCTGAATCGGCATCTTGGAGCAAAAACCCAACGAGTAGTCCTGCAAACACCCTCTCAACAAGTTCGAGTTATTCCGGTCCCAAGGGATACACAAGGATGGTGGCTGCCAGCTCAGGAAATGGTGCTCCAAGAACAATGGGATCCCAACCCACCTGTCTTTCGTGTTGGGGATTCAGTTTCTCGGCAGATTCGATTGCGGGCAACTGGGCTACTTGGAGAGCAACTACCTGAGTGGAGCATGAGCAAGCGAGACTCACTCAAGATCTATTCTGATCCAGCGGAAGTGAAAACAAGCAATGACAACCACTGGGTCACCGGTGAACGATTCCAAAGTTTTGCTCTGGTTCCAACAAAACCAGGGAAAATAAAGCTACCTGCTATCGAAATCAATTGGTGGAACTTACAAACCAACCAATCCCAAGTTGCACGACTACCGGAACGGACTATTGAAATTTTGCCTGCTGCCCTTGCACCAACCCAGCTCCAACCCCTTGATACAACGGTGACGACGCCAATGATGGAGCGCTTAGCGACGGAAGAGATGAATTCTGATAGTTGGCTTTGGCAATCGATCAGTGCTGCTCTACTGGTACTTTGGACTGGGACAATAGGCCTCTGGTTCTGGACTTCAAAAACCCAATCAGCCAAGCCAAACAATGCACCTAAGGCCTTGCAGGAGGAATCACCAACAATTCGTCAAGCCTACCGGGATGCTTTGGATGCGTTGCGAAGTGGGAATGCCCTCCGCAGTAGAAGTGCGCTCATGAGTTGGCTTCGTTCGTGGCATCCTTCGCCTAACCCTAGCTGGACTGATCTCTACAGAGAATTTCCTGATGCTCAAACCATTTTGAAAGACTTGGATCGTTACTGTTATGGAAAAGATTCTCGTCACTGGGATCCTTCAGGCTTGCTAAATTGGCTCTGTGAGCTTCCAGCAGACCCCATAAAAAAAGAACCGCTCAACACACCTGAATCTGAACGCCTTTGGTGGCGCAAGTCCGCATGA
- a CDS encoding VWA domain-containing protein encodes MEIPALSEFHFLRVELLWLLPLWGVILWFLPKIQSSQIDWVQWISPPLQRLFVVSSQISQHRKKQLQVGFALIWILGTLALAGPAWERLPQPLMVRDQARVILLDLSYSMLATDLQPNRLERARYKIEDLLTRFQEGQTAIVLYAGDAHTLVPLTEDVETIRTLLPSLHPSLMPVRGSQPDLAFEKVIEMLNQVDIPNSHLVWITDGIDDQQIKPLQNLLSSQRHKLTVLAVGTPSGAPIVLEKGNYLKDTNNNIVIPQLDLSPLKAVAEALGGQVLPVQYDDSDLDRLVAFEEKDQGFQEQEEELSTDRWREEGPWLFVLLLPLVAMIFRRGWLFVLVLTSWPSLSQAWEWRELFINDNQRAYELLEEGQAAEAAQTFDDSTWQGIAAYKAQEYEEALQYWSNEESPITSYNRGNALARNGKFPEALEAYDQALAAKPDWEDAQFNRDLVANLLDSQQKQSQEDKSSGGNPNRQEEGEEDSQEQTDQAASSGDPPEQNQLPENNDTANGDSTQNNQQSAEQAPKPDDSQGSEDSTGQPSEQKSDQGNTGSASDKETTDSENQEKTGQKDLLTPEEGNESEKEEQSDQAAAYLKGNEKEEQQQTLQQWLRKVPDDPGQLLRNKMRLESLRRRQASELNHETNFW; translated from the coding sequence ATGGAAATTCCTGCTCTTTCAGAGTTTCATTTCCTCAGAGTAGAGTTGCTCTGGTTGCTACCTCTTTGGGGGGTAATATTGTGGTTTCTTCCAAAAATCCAAAGTTCCCAGATTGATTGGGTGCAATGGATCTCTCCTCCTCTCCAGCGCTTGTTCGTTGTATCCTCCCAAATCAGCCAACATCGAAAAAAACAGCTTCAAGTTGGCTTTGCTCTGATCTGGATTCTAGGCACTCTTGCCCTGGCTGGACCAGCTTGGGAACGCCTTCCTCAACCACTGATGGTTCGTGATCAGGCTCGAGTAATTCTGCTTGATCTTTCCTATTCGATGCTTGCAACAGATTTACAACCAAATAGATTGGAACGGGCACGATACAAGATTGAGGATCTCCTAACCCGATTTCAGGAAGGCCAAACAGCAATTGTGTTGTACGCAGGTGATGCCCATACGCTAGTCCCCTTGACTGAGGATGTAGAGACAATCCGCACTTTATTGCCCTCTCTTCATCCCAGCCTGATGCCTGTTCGTGGGAGTCAGCCAGACCTAGCCTTTGAAAAAGTGATTGAAATGCTCAATCAAGTTGATATCCCAAATAGCCACTTGGTTTGGATCACTGATGGGATCGATGATCAGCAAATCAAGCCCCTTCAAAACCTTTTGTCATCACAGAGGCACAAACTCACTGTCCTTGCAGTCGGAACTCCGAGTGGAGCACCTATCGTTTTGGAAAAAGGCAATTATCTGAAGGACACCAACAATAACATTGTCATACCTCAACTGGACTTATCCCCCTTGAAAGCGGTTGCTGAAGCCCTTGGTGGTCAGGTTCTGCCTGTGCAGTATGACGATAGTGACCTGGACCGGTTAGTTGCATTTGAAGAAAAGGATCAGGGATTTCAGGAACAAGAGGAGGAACTCTCGACCGATCGCTGGAGAGAAGAAGGACCATGGTTGTTTGTTTTATTGTTACCGTTGGTAGCTATGATCTTCCGGAGAGGATGGCTTTTTGTGCTTGTCCTGACAAGTTGGCCGTCATTGAGTCAAGCATGGGAGTGGAGAGAGCTTTTCATCAATGACAATCAACGTGCCTACGAGCTTTTGGAAGAAGGTCAAGCCGCTGAAGCAGCACAGACTTTTGATGACTCCACGTGGCAAGGAATCGCTGCCTACAAGGCTCAGGAATATGAAGAAGCACTGCAATATTGGTCAAATGAAGAAAGTCCAATAACGTCCTACAATCGAGGGAACGCACTTGCAAGGAATGGAAAATTTCCTGAGGCCCTTGAAGCGTATGATCAGGCTTTAGCTGCTAAACCAGACTGGGAGGATGCCCAATTCAATAGAGATCTAGTTGCAAATCTACTTGATTCACAACAAAAGCAATCTCAGGAAGACAAGTCATCCGGAGGCAATCCAAACCGACAAGAAGAAGGCGAAGAAGATTCGCAGGAACAGACTGATCAGGCTGCATCCTCAGGAGACCCACCTGAACAAAATCAGCTGCCAGAAAACAATGACACAGCGAATGGAGACTCTACGCAAAACAATCAACAGTCGGCCGAACAAGCCCCAAAACCTGATGATAGCCAAGGATCAGAAGATTCTACAGGACAGCCAAGTGAACAAAAATCTGATCAAGGTAATACAGGTTCAGCTAGTGACAAAGAGACTACTGATTCCGAGAATCAAGAGAAAACCGGACAGAAAGATCTACTGACTCCCGAAGAAGGAAATGAAAGTGAGAAAGAAGAGCAATCAGATCAAGCTGCAGCTTATCTCAAAGGAAATGAGAAAGAAGAGCAGCAACAAACACTTCAACAATGGCTTCGAAAAGTTCCTGATGATCCCGGACAACTACTTCGAAACAAGATGCGCTTGGAGAGTCTTCGTAGAAGACAGGCTTCGGAACTAAATCACGAAACAAATTTTTGGTAA